The following nucleotide sequence is from Candidatus Planktophila sp..
TCCTCTATTCGCATTTATTTTCCTAGTTGCTCTTGGCATTGACTACAACATTTTCCTCATGACTAGAGTTCGAGAAGAGAGTACAAAAATCGGTACTCGAGCCGGCGTGATAAAGGGGTTAACTGTCACTGGTGGTGTGATTACTTCTGCCGGAATTGTTTTAGCTGCAACTTTCGGAGTTCTTGGTGTTCTACCTTTGGTCTTTTTAGCTGAATTGGGCTTTGCAGTAGCCTTCGGTGTTTTACTTGACACTCTCATAGTTCGAACGATTTTAGTTCCAGCATTGGCTTATGACATCGGCGGGAAAATCTGGTGGCCATCAAAGTTGCAGTACAAGTAAATGGACCTGCGTGTAGGAATTGTCGGCTATGGATTAGCCGGGCGCTACTTTCATGCTCCGTTACTTAAAGGGTGTGGTTTCGAAGTAGCCGCGATTGTGACCACAAATGAAATTCGACAGAGCCATGCGCACAAGGACTTTCCAGGTGTAAAAGTAGTCGCCACGAGTGAAGAGCTTGTGAAGGAGCGGTTAGATCTCGTAGTAATCGCTTCAGCAAATATCGCACACGCACATGATGCGTTGAGTGCAATTGATGCAGGTATCCCGGTGGTTATAGATAAACCTATGGGCCGAACCTATGCTGAAACTAAGGCAATAATCGATGCCGGTCTAAAGGCTGGAACTCCAGTTTCGACATTCTTTAATCGAAGATGGGATAGCAACGCATTAACTATTAAACGTGTCTTAGCCAGTGGAGTGTTAGGGCAGATCCATAGACTGGAGTCACGTTTTGAGCGCTTTCGACCACACCTAAATGCGCAGTCATGGCGAGAAAACATGAGCGCTGCCGAGGGTGGAGGTCAGTTATTGGATTTACAGTCCCATTTAATATCAACGGCTATAGATTGGTTTGGTTCTGCCGAACTTGTTATGTCTTCGGTTCGATCTTTGCGAGGTGGGGCCGATGATGACTCTGTTGTGGTTTTGCGCCACGCTGGAGGATTAATGTCGTATCTATCGGCAAGTGCAGTCGTTGGCGCACCGGGTCCTTGTGTTCGAATGCTTGGTACTCAAGGCGCACTTGTAATACATGATTTAGATCCGCAAGAGGATTTATTGAGAAGCGGAAAATATCCAGCGGGTGGCACGTGGGCAGAACCAACTTCCTCTAGAGCTTTCATTCACCGCGGCACTGAGGTAGAAGAAATCGCCAGTGAAAATGGAAACTATGCTTTGTTTTATATCGCTGTTGCCGATGCAATTACAGGTAAAGCTCCTTGGCCAATTGCTAATGATGATGTTTTATTAGTGGCGCAGTTAATTGATCAAGCACGTGAGGGTTCAGTTCAGGATTAAATTAGCTTTCAACTAGGGCTTTCAGCGCCTCGGTTATGTGGGGGTAATCCCATGTAAAGCCGGCATCTTGCAAAGCCTGTGGTATTACGCGCTTCGAACCTAAAACTTCAATCGAAAAACCGCCGAGAGCGATTTTAAGTGCAAATGCCGGAGCTGGAAAAAGAGCGGGACGGTGTAGAGCGCGAGCTAGCGCAGAAGTGAATTCTAAGTTGGTTACAGGGTTAGGTGAAGTTAAATTTACAGGACCAGAAATATCTTCTACAAGTGCGAAATCAATGGCACGAACAAGATCGTGGAGAGTAATCCATGACCACCATTGCTTACCGCTGCCAAGTTTTCCGCCAAAACCTAAGCGAAAGAGTGGAAGCATCTTTCCAAGGGCGCCTCCAGTCGGATCTAAAACTAACCCTGTACGTAATTTTACTGTTCGGACCCCGGATGCTATATCGGCCGCGGCCTCCCATTCATGGCATGTGGCTGCAAGGAAATCATCACCCACTCGATCAGATTCAACCACTGCTCGATTGCCGCTCTCGCCATACCAGCCGATGGCACTGGCAGATATAAATACATCTGGCTTAACTTCGGCCACCGCTTTTGCAATTGTAGTAGTACCCATTAACCGAGAGTTAAGAATTTCCGCTTTGTATTTTTTACTCCAGCGTTTATCGGCAACAGGTGCGCCAGCTAAGTGGATAATTGCATCGACGCCTTCGAGCGCGCTCAAATCTACATATCCAGTATTTGGATCCCAAGTCACTTCATCGACTGCGACTGGCGCTCGACGTACTAGACGCTGAACTGTGTGACCCTCGGACTTTAGGTGACCAACGAGGGAGGTACCAATTAGCCCGGATGAGCCAGTAATTGCTATACGTTCAGGAACTCTCATATCTTTTTTACAGACCTAAATCTGATTCAAAAGCTCCACCTTCAAGTCGCTCTTTAAGAGTGACCAAGAAGCGCGCAGCATCTGCACCATCTACAACACGATGATCGTATGAAAGAGCGAGATAGACCATGGATCGAATTGCGATGGACTCCCCGCCATCTTCACCACGAACAACCATTGGACGTTTTACAACTGCGCCAATTCCCAAGATTGCAACTTGAGGCTGATTGATAATCGGAGTATCGAAAAGTGCGCCGCGACTTCCGGTATTAGTCAAAGTGAAAGTTCCACCGCCGAGTTCATCTGGAGTGACTTTATTTTCGCGAGTGCGTGCAGCAAGGTCGGCAATTTTTCGTGCAATTCCACCCATATTTAAATCGCCGGCATTAGCAATTACGGGGACTAGCAAACCTCTCTCAGTATCCACTGCCACGCCGAGGTGCTCGGCGCCGTGGTAGGTAATTTGGTCACCTTCGACAGATGAGTTCAGTACTGGATGTTGCTTCAAAGCCTCACAGATAGCAACTGCAAAAAAAGGAAGGAAAGAGAGTTTGACTCCTTCGCGCGCTTCAAAATTTACCTTAGAGCGATCGCGTAAACGAGCAATTTTAGTTACATCAACTTCAACAACCGTTGTGAGTTGTGCGCTCACATGAAGTGATTCAAGCATTCGAGCCGCGATAACTTTGCGCAACCGTGTCATTGTTACAGTCGTCCCACGAAGAGGGGAGACAGCAACGCTCGTTGGTGTTGAAGTTTTTGCTGCGGGGGAAGAAATATTTTGAGTTTGAACTGACACTGCTACCGGCTTAGAGAGGGCTTCAATATCTTCACGGCGAATTCTTCCGCCAACGCCTGTGCCTTTAACATCGGCTAGGTTTACTCCGAGATCATTAGCGAGTTTGCGAACAAGGGGTGTTACATAGACATCCATTGGTTGGTTTATTTGTGCAGGAACTATTGCAGCGGCAACTAGTGCTGCGGGGGCTGCGACCTGAGTTGGAACCTCGGAGACAGCAATCTCAGCCATTGGCTTGGACACTACTGGCGCAGCAACGGCGCCAGTTACACCGATGAGTGCTAATCGAGCACCAACTGCAACAGTCGTATCGATAGGCACATCTATGGCAAGCAAAGTTCCGGCGACCGGCGATGGAATCTCGGTATCAACTTTGTCGGTTGACACTTCAAGTAAGGCCTCATCAACTGCAACAACGTCTCCAACGTTTTTCAACCAACGAGTAACAGTCCCCTCACTTACGCTTTCACCAAGGGCCGGCATTGTGATGACCGTGCCTGCCGTTGTCACAACTTGAGCTGGAACCTCGGACACAGCAAGCTGAGTTAGTGGCTCGGACACAGCTGGTGCGACGAGCGCGGGCGTTTCAACCACGTCAACCGTTTGCATAACTTGGGCTGGAACCTCGGACACAGCAACCTGAGTTCGTGGTTCGGACACATCGGAAATTACTGCAAGCTCGGCTCCGACCGCAACGGTTTGATCAATCTGAACAACAATTTTGGTAAGAACTCCTGCTACGGGTGAGGGAATTTCGGTATCTACTTTGTCAGTTGAAACTTCTAGAAGTGGTTCATCTACATTGACATGATCGCCTTCGGCTTTGAGCCAACGAGTGACCGTACCTTCGCTCACGCTCTCGCCAAGCGCCGGCATAGTTACTGAAAATGTCATTTCATCTCCTTGATTATCCGTGAGCGTGTAGCGGTTTGCCTGCAAGTGCCATGTGGGCTTCGCCCATAGCTTCTGAAAGCGTTGGATGTGGGTGAATTAAAGATGCAACGTCATCTGCACGCGCCTCCCAGTTAAATATTAATTCGGCCTCAGCTAATAACTCACCGACGCGTGCACCGACCATATGCACACCGAGAATCGGGCCATTTTTTTCAGCAATTAATTTTATTGAACCAGCGGTATTGAGTATCTGAGCCTTACCATTTCCAGCTAAGTCATAGCTCAGTTCAATCACATTGTGGCCACGCTTCTTAGCTTCTGCCGTTGTTAAACCCACAGATGCAACTTCAGGATCTGAGTATGTAATGCGTGGTATTCCATCGTAGTTGATTGGACGCGGACTTAGCCCTGCAATCTCTTCAGCTACGAGCATCCCTTCTGCAAAGCCAACGTGGGCTAACTGCAACGTTGGAATTAGATCGCCAACGGCCCAGATCCCAGGAACATTTGTACGACACTTGTTATCAACTAATACATAACCACGATCCATCGCAACGCCGGCCGCCTCATAACCGAGATTTGCCGACACTGGACCGCGACCAACTGAGACCATGAGTAGTTCGGCGGTAAAAGTCTTGCCATCTTCAAGAGTTACGGTTACGCCCTCGGAGTTTTTTTCCATGGATTTGAAAAATACGCCGAGTTCGAAATTGATTCCACGTTTTCTAAAAGCGCGCTCCAACTGTTTGCTCGATGATTCATCTTCGAGTGCAATTAAGTGAGGCAGGCCTTCAATGATTGTTACTTCGGCACCAAATGATTTCCAAACCGATGCAAACTCACAACCGATGACACCGCCTCCCAGCACGATGACACTCTTTGGCACATAATCTAACTTCGTTCCATGGTCGGAGGTAATAACCTGGTGACCATCTATTTCAACTCCCGGAAGGCTTTTAGCATACGAGCCAGTTGCTAGGACGATATTTTTACCGGTGTAAATCTGACCATTAACTTCAACAGAGTTTTTTGAGACAAGTTTTCCGTGGCCTTCGACATATGTAATTGCGCGAGATTTAATTAAACCTTGCAAACCTTTGTACAGACGAGAGACAACGCCATCTTTGTAACTGTTAACTCCAGCCATATCGATTCCTTCGAAAGTGGATTTAACTCCGAAGCGAGCGCTCTCACGGGCGCTATCGGCAATTTCACCGGCATGTAAAAGCGCCTTTGTCGGAATACAGCCTTTATGCAAACACGTGCCACCAACTTTTTCGGCCTCAATGAGTACAACGCTTTTACCTAATTGCGCACTGCGTAGGGCGCAGGCATAGCCGCCGCTTCCGCCGCCGATAATGACAAGATCAAACTCAGACACGAATCTAACGACCTTTCACCTGGATAAATCTGCAGGGCTCTATCTTGCCTTACTGAGCGCGAAACTACCCAATGGAGGTTTTCTAAGCGCCCTCTGCAAGGGTAATCAGGCTGCGAAGTGCTATTCCAGTGCCACCAACCGGGGTGTAGCCATGAGCCTTTGCAGTATTGAAGGCAGGTCCGGCGATATCCAAATGAAGCCATGCAAGATCTGGATTAATAAACTCTTTTAAGAAGAGCCCAGCCACTAACATTCCACCGTTTTTATCACCGATATTTGCCATATCCGCGACGGGTGAATCCAGTGAAGCTCGAAGTTCAACTGGAAGTGGCATTGGCCAAAAAGCTTCACCACTAATTGCACTGGCTTTTAGAAACTGCACAGAAAACTCTTCGTTATTTGTCATGACTGCGCTTGTGCGCGTTCCTAGGGCAACGACTTGAGCTCCAGTGAGAGTCGCAACATCGACTATCCCGTCGAGTCTGTTTTTGCTTGACTGAGCTTTTACTAAAGCATCGGCTAACACTAAACGGCCTTCAGCATCGGGATTTAAAACCTCAATAGTTTTGCCGCCGAAAATTGTAATGATGTCACTTGGGCGAGTTGCTTTATCACTTGGCATATTCTCTGCCAGCGGTGCCCATGTTTCGATCGCAATTGGTAGTTTTAGCGCTGCAATTGCCAGAACCGCGGCACACACTGCAGCGGCGCCACTCATATCTGATTTCATCGCCTCCATACCAAGTGCAGGTTTTAACGCTAAACCGCCGGTATCGAACGTAATTCCCTTGCCAACATATGCATACCGCTTTTTCACGGCTCCCTTTGGTGTGTACGAGATATGAATGAGGCGGGGAGGGTTGGCAGAGCCTTGCCCGACTCCAATAATTCCGCCAAAGCCTTGACTCTTTAACGCAGTCTCATCCAAAATAGAGATTCTCAATCCAGCTTTTACTCCACCAGCTTTTCTCACTTCGACTGATATCTTCTTTGCAAAGCTATCGGGAGTCAGGTGAGAAGGGGGAGTATTAATCAAATCACGGACTAAGAACGTGTAATCTGCGATTATTTTCGCGCGCTCTAAAATCGATTGTGCAGCAGGGTCTGTAGCTAGTTTGCTATGGATTGTAATTGTTTTAAGTGGTGCTTTTTGTTCGGCCTTTGTCGAACCTCGAAAATCGGTAAATACATATGCACCAAGGGCCGCGCCTTCGGCTACAGCGCTCAAACTCTCTGGCGTTGAAGATGGAAGTGCGAAAGTTGCATTAGTAGCACCGGCCAATGAACGCGACGCTGCACCGGCCGCTCTCCGAAGCGTTTCATG
It contains:
- the sucB gene encoding 2-oxoglutarate dehydrogenase, E2 component, dihydrolipoamide succinyltransferase — encoded protein: MTFSVTMPALGESVSEGTVTRWLKAEGDHVNVDEPLLEVSTDKVDTEIPSPVAGVLTKIVVQIDQTVAVGAELAVISDVSEPRTQVAVSEVPAQVMQTVDVVETPALVAPAVSEPLTQLAVSEVPAQVVTTAGTVITMPALGESVSEGTVTRWLKNVGDVVAVDEALLEVSTDKVDTEIPSPVAGTLLAIDVPIDTTVAVGARLALIGVTGAVAAPVVSKPMAEIAVSEVPTQVAAPAALVAAAIVPAQINQPMDVYVTPLVRKLANDLGVNLADVKGTGVGGRIRREDIEALSKPVAVSVQTQNISSPAAKTSTPTSVAVSPLRGTTVTMTRLRKVIAARMLESLHVSAQLTTVVEVDVTKIARLRDRSKVNFEAREGVKLSFLPFFAVAICEALKQHPVLNSSVEGDQITYHGAEHLGVAVDTERGLLVPVIANAGDLNMGGIARKIADLAARTRENKVTPDELGGGTFTLTNTGSRGALFDTPIINQPQVAILGIGAVVKRPMVVRGEDGGESIAIRSMVYLALSYDHRVVDGADAARFLVTLKERLEGGAFESDLGL
- a CDS encoding Gfo/Idh/MocA family oxidoreductase; this encodes MDLRVGIVGYGLAGRYFHAPLLKGCGFEVAAIVTTNEIRQSHAHKDFPGVKVVATSEELVKERLDLVVIASANIAHAHDALSAIDAGIPVVIDKPMGRTYAETKAIIDAGLKAGTPVSTFFNRRWDSNALTIKRVLASGVLGQIHRLESRFERFRPHLNAQSWRENMSAAEGGGQLLDLQSHLISTAIDWFGSAELVMSSVRSLRGGADDDSVVVLRHAGGLMSYLSASAVVGAPGPCVRMLGTQGALVIHDLDPQEDLLRSGKYPAGGTWAEPTSSRAFIHRGTEVEEIASENGNYALFYIAVADAITGKAPWPIANDDVLLVAQLIDQAREGSVQD
- a CDS encoding TIGR01777 family oxidoreductase — encoded protein: MRVPERIAITGSSGLIGTSLVGHLKSEGHTVQRLVRRAPVAVDEVTWDPNTGYVDLSALEGVDAIIHLAGAPVADKRWSKKYKAEILNSRLMGTTTIAKAVAEVKPDVFISASAIGWYGESGNRAVVESDRVGDDFLAATCHEWEAAADIASGVRTVKLRTGLVLDPTGGALGKMLPLFRLGFGGKLGSGKQWWSWITLHDLVRAIDFALVEDISGPVNLTSPNPVTNLEFTSALARALHRPALFPAPAFALKIALGGFSIEVLGSKRVIPQALQDAGFTWDYPHITEALKALVES
- the lpdA gene encoding dihydrolipoyl dehydrogenase, with product MSEFDLVIIGGGSGGYACALRSAQLGKSVVLIEAEKVGGTCLHKGCIPTKALLHAGEIADSARESARFGVKSTFEGIDMAGVNSYKDGVVSRLYKGLQGLIKSRAITYVEGHGKLVSKNSVEVNGQIYTGKNIVLATGSYAKSLPGVEIDGHQVITSDHGTKLDYVPKSVIVLGGGVIGCEFASVWKSFGAEVTIIEGLPHLIALEDESSSKQLERAFRKRGINFELGVFFKSMEKNSEGVTVTLEDGKTFTAELLMVSVGRGPVSANLGYEAAGVAMDRGYVLVDNKCRTNVPGIWAVGDLIPTLQLAHVGFAEGMLVAEEIAGLSPRPINYDGIPRITYSDPEVASVGLTTAEAKKRGHNVIELSYDLAGNGKAQILNTAGSIKLIAEKNGPILGVHMVGARVGELLAEAELIFNWEARADDVASLIHPHPTLSEAMGEAHMALAGKPLHAHG
- a CDS encoding leucyl aminopeptidase; this translates as MSTLRITEGPLKDDVLVLGLAKSDSAGGLAIESGDVAVDSRALIAALTEMGATGAADEVIKFPGGTVRMMVFTGLGKKMNTYSHETLRRAAGAASRSLAGATNATFALPSSTPESLSAVAEGAALGAYVFTDFRGSTKAEQKAPLKTITIHSKLATDPAAQSILERAKIIADYTFLVRDLINTPPSHLTPDSFAKKISVEVRKAGGVKAGLRISILDETALKSQGFGGIIGVGQGSANPPRLIHISYTPKGAVKKRYAYVGKGITFDTGGLALKPALGMEAMKSDMSGAAAVCAAVLAIAALKLPIAIETWAPLAENMPSDKATRPSDIITIFGGKTIEVLNPDAEGRLVLADALVKAQSSKNRLDGIVDVATLTGAQVVALGTRTSAVMTNNEEFSVQFLKASAISGEAFWPMPLPVELRASLDSPVADMANIGDKNGGMLVAGLFLKEFINPDLAWLHLDIAGPAFNTAKAHGYTPVGGTGIALRSLITLAEGA